In Oryza sativa Japonica Group chromosome 2, ASM3414082v1, the following are encoded in one genomic region:
- the LOC107279998 gene encoding uncharacterized protein, translating into MDTHGGEGGAVDTHSCEGGGEDARGGDVVPAPAPAPGGHGGGAARSQPDPRVPTSPEPAGAALAVAIARHGRIYEPRPLPSQLPPLPSSSSPSTSVWSPVATREEAWTLAVAREEVWTPTAAKAAPRTLAASSAAARLSPRPFPLPEAMAVAVPAHGRIRVSQSLPSQPLPLPPSTSPSTSAWSPAAAREEAWTPAAAKAVARSSRRPLPLPEAVAAAAPTPSPSSSAAPPAWREREGEERRERDRVE; encoded by the coding sequence ATGGACACCCACGGTGGCGAGGGAGGAGCCGTGGACACCCACAGCTGCGAAGGCGGGGGCGAGgacgcccgcggcggcgacgttgtCCCGGCGCCCGCTCCAGCTCCcggaggccatggcggcggcgccgcccgctcCCAGCCTGATCCGCGAGTCCCGACCTCTCCCGAGCCAGCCGGCGCCGCTCTCGCTGTCGCCATCGCCCGCCACGGCCGAATCTACGAGCCCCGGCCTCTCCCGAGCCAGCTGCCGCCGctcccatcgtcatcgtcgccgtcgacatcgGTGTGGTCACCCGTGGCGACGAGGGAGGAGGCGTGGACACTTGCAGTGGCGAGGGAGGAGGTGTGGACGCCCACGGCTGCGAAGGCAGCGCCGAGGACGCTCGCGGCGtcgtccgcggcggcgaggttgtcCCCGCGCCCGTTCCCGCTCCCAGAggccatggcggtggcggtgcccGCTCACGGCCGGATCCGAGTGTCCCAGTCTCTCCCGAGCCAGCCACTGCCGCTCCCGCCGTCaacgtcgccgtcgacgtcggcaTGGTCGcctgcggcggcgagggaggaggcgtGGACACCCGCGGCTGCGAAGGCGGTGGCGAGGTCGTCCCGGCGCCCACTCCCGCTCCCagaggccgtggcggcggcggcgcccactcCCAGCCCCTCTTCGTCGGCCGCGCCACCTGcatggcgagagagagagggagaggagagaagggagagagatagagTTGAATAG